In Oryctolagus cuniculus chromosome 18, mOryCun1.1, whole genome shotgun sequence, the DNA window CCCACAGCACATGAGCTCAGCACACAGACCAGGCCCCTCCTGCGCGCTGCGGCAGCCCTTCCTGGAGAACCTCTCTGAGTCCCAGGGCCAAGGGCTCTGCTCCCGTGGtgctcacacacaggcacagccgAGAGCAAGTCCCTCTCACCTGCACCGAGAATCCATGCGATTCTATCAAATGTGCCTCCTGCCTACGCTACCAACACctggtcagttgggcagtagacGTACTCTGGCCACTGATCGCCTCCCAGCCCACAGTGCACAtcctctcccacgtgggagagccatgtggggtcaagccagggatgctgcagccacGGCCGCCCAGGTCTAGGGGAGAGCACAGAGGTGACACAGGCCCTCCAACCACGGCTGTTCCTATTGTGCTGATCTGTCCCAGAGGTCACGGGCACTCacggctgctgctctcccaccctggcccagtccccacaaGGCAGAGCTGAATCTCAGGCATTGTCTGCAGGGTCCTGAGTGggtctctgcctggggctgggggctgtggaaccacccatctccccaggaacacggggaagcttgctgccgctgggcaccggggtcacaaactggagcaaactcctttccatggaacaatttaatacaggctcagcaccacctgagggtggcggtgggggagggggcggggaggagagtacagtggctcctggcacggctgttgtcttccagtgtcagggtgtcctggccccaggaagagcctgggcggtgggggctcaaccaagtgcataggatgccgtgaagacacacggaaggctgctgcccagcctgggcaggacagatgGTGGACTCGGCCTCTCTTCTAGGAGGCACCCATCATCCAGGTGCCCCGTTGAATAAGAGGTaaggaggcctctggccagggagggcacgtGGGCCTGgtgtcccagcccagggctggctctggccggctCCAGCCCGTGACTCTCCCCAGAGTGCGTGGGGCTGCCATGCCAGTAGTGGGGAGTCTTCAGCCGTGGCCCCCAGGCGGGGacagcctgcatgggccctggttccgGGGGCTCCGAGGCCCgtggaggagcccacatccacaggccctcccggctgccagcgtcggaggagtcgtcctccctgtgctctggcccgctcaggttagggagactggcgcactggcacaggcctccccacctcGAGCACTTTGGAGACTCCGTGGGGCTGGCAGAACCTGGAGACTCTGCggtccccacaggggagcccaggccgaggggctctgggctgccttcccagctctcctcctcctccatgccttccctctCGGCGATGCGGAGGCCAAAGCTTTCTGGAGGACGGATCATCACTGCACGAGTAGCGGGACCCCTggtctgctcccacactgccactgtgtcctgaatggtgattttggccttcggagcagtgggggcaggaacgtgcatctgggggacgcgtgcctgccccaggggcctgctgcactGTTCGATGGACTTggctggaagaagaagagacgcggtttgcttctccacagcccccgtctggcctgcagggtgcctgccccgacctcatcctggggtccccatcaccacctgtgacgctgaggactcttccaggctgctggccccagacgggagggtgtgtgcagcccgggcaaggggagccctgggacaccaccggctcctcctgcacagccaTCACAGGGTGGATGGCCCTGAACTCCTTGCCTCACTCTAATCTCTGGGGACTAAAGCACCAACTCAGGaccccgtcccctcccccacctgaccTGCTGCGCCCTAACAGTGCATTGGCTGAATTTCCCGCATCTGAGTCCCTCCTAcatggctggaaaggaactgagcctaagatgatggggtgagagctggggctgtggggcagacatggagtCTGGTTCAGGCCCTTGGGGACagggaatgcagtttctaaagaggtggcaggggtgccctgtgtcctctgcccctgggccactgtctctttcctggtgagactgggctgTCACCGCTACTGTCCCATgagcacccaaggaggcagcatctggaggcacagtggggcctccccagtgcctggacagcctgcacctgggccctcacttagagcctctagagctgggacaagcccatctctgctctgcatggggacccaggcgctcaggtccatgatggcagcagcagcaggggacgagcacggggacccctccccactagagcccagaagccagcgatgctccgggtcccgctgccttctgttggcccgaggctagggctgcagagcccacactcttGTGTTCTGCAGCAGGGGCCCCCAgcgcctgcctctgtgcccagccctgctcgcAGGAGTGCACTTGGCCCCCAcaactgggctcagggcacctgggccttccaggggttctcagatggctgaaggggaTCCAGTGCCGGCAGCCTTTACATCactgcacagggtctcccacagccccacctccctctagccctgcccacatgcaggtgggagccccgcccacccctgtcttggagggtcctgtgtgcagacagctgtggtcATCGGGCCAGGAGGCTGTGTGGGGTCAGGCAGGGCCACTTCTCATCTTGCTGGAGTGGGGGTCCagctgtgctccaggctcctgggggcactgagccagggcacctgctccagaCCTGGGCAGGGTAGCTCAAGGCGGGGCCTCCAATCCACTCCAGAGTGGGGGTCAGccaaggagccagagccacaaatgtcctgaggacagctccacggcccggccccagagtggtggggggagagccGGCACCCACAGGAGGATTCTGGGAAGCTGCCCGAGGCCCCGCCAGGCCATGCTGACAGAGCTTCAGAAAGCAGAACTTCTGAGTCGGGAGGACAAGGAGGACCAGGAAGaggtgaggccctgggcagggatgtcagggcctggcactcccactactgactccctcaagggagcatgggacggggccgtgtgctggactcaccttcgggaggcaggaggcactggagcttccccagctcacgCATGGAGGCCCGCAGCTGCCTGATGACCGCGTCCTCGCTCAGAGACCAGGCCTGcttcagggtcacctgcaggaactcccggaggtggtcccggggcatcttcagcaggcgctctagacatgggggtgggtgtcaggctgggaggggccctagggatggcgcagccaccatggctgctccaaGCCCTGTCCCAGCACCAGACATGGGCTGCAGACACCCTTGGACACCCTTGGGTGTCACGCCAAGCACTAGAGGGACTGCTCAGGGGCCAATTTCCAGTGCGATGACCCTGGCCACTTCTCCttgtggtctgtgggggcctgggattggggatgcaacagggggattctcagtgccctcctgaagggaacccaggcctcccaaaccccctcatccctccctcaagccctgctcccgagggacaggcaggggacccCCAGATCCTCCGTCCCCAGCAcccgggcctctgtgggccctgaggactcactttgatggatcttgagggccgtgtatgccatggccgggagcacgtgctcgccctccaggatgtatatatcccatattctcagagccagggggaatggcacctggggacagaggcattggaggacccgcccgtcagggcctcagcagggcccacaggggtgggtgtgcagtgtcactCCCCTAGGACAGAGGGAGACTCCAGGAGGCTGATGACACAAGAAGGCCAGAGctcctcctgggaggggaggggaggccatgcCTCATGGCCACATCCCTGCCCACTCAGCGAACCAGACCCACAGAGGATGACCATGTCCTGTCCTGGACCCTGGGGGTCTGCACACTTTGGAAGCCACACTGGAGATGCCAGacaccccagggacctggggaggggtcagcccttgggctgtgctgccaccagcctctgcctcgGGGGGTCTATGgatctcctgcctctcactgtagggctctggcctttgccaggctctcaggatgggtcctggtggaacctgtcccctccttgctggctctgaggctcagcatcagcttggaccacccttagcagggctggacagggcctgcctggtctgcacagcaggctccctcctgtgtctgctggggctgggggagctcagagtcacaggccaccagcaccagagaaccaggcactggggcaggagcttccctgggcaaggggtccccggggcacttaccccatccaggaagcactggatgtACCAGTGGGTGGTGGAGTCCTCCAGGcacacaccctccttctcctaagaagaggcagaggcagagggggctcagggcccagggcccagggcccaggcctgactccctctaatctgagccctggggcagagcccctgggtgcaggaagcccagcagcaggggcatcccccctcccagccatgcAGGTTCCTGAAGGGACACAGGTCCCTCCTTCCACTCTGCTCTGGGGACAGCGTCTCCCTTCAATCTACGCCAACTCTGGGGGACCAAGTGCTGGAAAACAAACCAACACCCAAGCTGCCGCGGACCCCCGTAACCAAGGAAAGTTTTTGTGAGGTCATGGCCTCCCCTGGCTCAGGAAGCAGTCCCATGAGCCCAGAGCCcccaagaggagaaaggaggtgcttaacttaccaggtgtttctccagggaggggagcacgcGATGCACAATGAGCCCCAGGTGTTGCTGGAATCGCTCCAGTTTGGGGGTGTTCGGTTTGTAGAAACCTGAGTAGAATCAGCCACACCCCCACATGAGAGCCTCCTCCTAGGAAGGCtggagagccccaggcctgggggggGTGCTTCTGAGCACtgagggtcaggggaggctggaccaggggcaggtggggatgaACGTGGCCAGGGCAGAGGATCTGCTTaggaggtgggtgcaggtgggtgactgtgtgcagcccaggcctggctgccccctggaGCCCGCTGGGGTGGGTGCAGTCAGACTGGGTGCCTCCTGACCATTCCAAGACTCAGGAGCGAGGAGGGGGTGACCCTACAGGGGATGCTGCCTTCCACAAGTTccctgggtgtggctctgtgcttgagAGTTGTGTACAGACGTGTGAGGCAGAAGAGCCAGAATCGACCTGAGTCACTGTACAAGGACAGGACCCCTTGTTCTGAAGGTTCCCACACCCAGGATGGCCATGGCCAAGCTGCAGGGCCTTTGGGTGGTGGTAAAAGAAGGGGGCTGGCTCAGTCTGGgaggcctctgccagccctggcttctagggagcccccccacacacacactgtgacaCTGTCCCGCACATTCAGGAGCCAGTGAGGGCCGTGCACGGACTTGCATGCACTGGGCCCCACACGCCATCCACCTACCGAGCATCGCGTGCTTCCTGCTTTCCATGAGCTGCACCAGGGCCCAGAAAGCGTCCTCCTCGGGCATATACATGAGCAACAGCGCCACCACATGGCTCAGACCCTGGCTGTAGCCCACCTCCTGCAAGATCCCAGAATACCTTTAGGAGACCTCCCCTGGCAAGAATGATATCCTAGGATGGCCCACCTCTCAGGCAGATCAGGGTCACCCACTGAAGGGTCCAGGAAGATTtaggcacagggagcccctgtgccTGAATCCTGCCACTTGGTGTCAGCTGCCCAAGAATTGGAGCCCAGAGAAGTTCTCCAAGTTCCTGGAGGGAATCCTGCAGGGCCTGAGCTTAGGCAGCACAGGGGGAGAGCTCAAGTATGGACACCTGTTACCCCCAAGATGTCAGCATGGGCCAGGTTGCTGTGGGAATCCAGATCCATGCCCATGCAAGCTTCTGGACCCCTGAGCTCTGCAGGTCAGCCGGTGGCCCTTTCTCACATGAGGAAGAAGTAAGCCAGGAAGTGCTACCAGGACCGGAACAGGAGGAGTGCCTCTGGTAtgggtgcaggcctgggcttcctgagtgccaggccccctgggaaccagggcaccaggcagggtTGGCCAGTGGCAGGTCAGGGGGGTGGGGATGTCCAGGCCTTGCTGGGTCACCCATGGAGCCCTGCGCCTGCTCCACTCATGGGAAAGTCTGAGTGGGTGGTTGTGGCAGGGGCGCTGTACAGAGTGGGATTCAGGCCCATGGGTCCAACCACAGGGCTGGTGGGTGTAATGGCATCAGTGGGACCCACAGCAAAGTCGTACACCTGATCTGCCCTGCCTTGTCCCCCGCCCCACTGCGTGGAGTGCTAGCCCTGGGAGGGGCTTCCCAACACGGCCAAGCTCCTGGGGTCTGGAgaccagcccaggagaaggctgcctttctcctcccagaaCTTGAGGTTGGGTCCAAGAGGCTCAGAGCCTGGCCTCTACCGCTCTTCCTCAGATCTGTGGATGAGCGAGGCCCCCTCAACCCAGGCTGGGATCTCTGTGACCAGGGGTGCCCTGCAGGGACTGCCGGGATAGCACCTGCGCTATGATCCCAGAATACTCACGGGATTGTAGACGGAATAGGCCATCAGTATGTGGAATAAGGCCTGttggctggaagagagaggacagaggccgtGTGTCTTGTGCTGCCGAGGctctcagtgcagctctgcctaaCAGAGCCTGACAGCCACACGCAGGGCCCGTGACACTCTGCTCATGTGCAGTGACGTCGTCAGGGCACCTGCGTGTTGTCCACCATGTGGGTGAGCGCCGCCTGCAGGGACACGCACACCTCCCAGGGCGCAGTCACGTGCActttcatttcccaggtgggtgttcaGGGCACAGGTGAGCGTCCCACTGTGGGAGTGCAGTCCCGTGGGTCCAAGCTGTGCAGAGTCAGCCTCCCATGCACGTTCAGCCTTGTAGGGAGCAGCACCCGGCGTCCTCAGTGGTTTTAGTTCCCCCCTCCCACAGCTGTGCGCTGGTGCCCCTTTGTGGTGTAGGGAATAAGTGTGTGTTCATGCGCTGAGGAGGTGAAGTGTGTGTGCTTTCATGAAGGGTCCCCCCGATCCTGTGTTCCCGGGGTACTAGGGGGCTGCCCACTGCTTCCTTGTGACTGAGTTGAAGGGCTCCTTGAATATTCTGGAAACAACACCTTTATTAGTTAGATTGCTACTATTGTCTCCcctggtgtttcttttcatttcagtctCTCCACAGTGTCTTTGGGAAAGTTTGTGTACTATAGAAAAGGcaagtttgttttctgtgctcaatGAACTGTTTTAGGCTTGCACCCAATCTTCCCTAGGGACCCCATGTGCCCCAGGACCCTTGCTCCTCCCACCCGcgggtcctccccagcccagaggcctcactTCATTCCGTAACGTTCCCGGAACATGAGGTGGTTTCTGAAAGTCCATGCGATGGCGGAGTCGATGTGATGGAAGTGAGTggcgcccagcctggccagctctttcatctcctgcagggcagggacaagggggaggggcagcctcaaGAACTGCACAAGCCCCATTGCCACACAAGGACCTCAAGTCCACGTCAGCTCTTCTGGCTGACATGGAGTTCCCTGCAAGCGCTCATTCCTTTCTGGGTCCCACCTTGAGGGAGGGTCATGGGCTCCCTACTTGCCTCAGTGCCCACGTAACCCTGACGGTCAGCAGCAGACAGGGGCTCTGAAAGGTCCCTGTgcactccccctgcctgcctcagctctcAGCACAGACACGgtctgcccccagccaggcttcTGAGCCTCCTAGCTGAAATCTCAGGCTCTGCCCTCCAGGAGTCAGCCACAGCCTAACCACTGCCccatgctgccccctgctggaggggcCCATCTCCATCTTGACATTGCAAGCCACCCTTGGCttggagctgagcctgggcaatgactgtctccaggcccagctcccagggccagccccagactgcagacttgggggaggcagggtgggaaacacagctgggccctgctccctgatggCAGCCAGGGGCCATGAGAGCCAGCTGCAGTTGACTGCCCTCTGCTCACACCagtcctcactccctcctttcccagaagcattgagAGCTGTCTGACCATTGGAGCGGCCTCTCCAGGCAAGGGCAATGCCAGGGGCTGCAAGTCCATGTgaaggcagggccagctgtgggcaGGCCTAGGTGAGGGCCGGCCAGCTGCGGGCAGGCCATGTTAGCACAGAGCCTGTGGggctccctacctcacaccattgtGATCTCATCCTGGGAGACCCCCGCCCATCAGGGACCAGCAAGTCCTCTCTTCTGGCCGTATGCCAAGCTGCCCAGgtgagctcagcagagagcaggttaaagcctcaggcACAAAACACacctgtccagtcccagctgggtctgaggagacgtggaggaggcactgactaggatctagggagaggaaggcaggatggggaggaggctccCGAGGGCTCAGTGAGGGACGGTCCTCCACGGAGACTCAGGCTCCTGAGCAGGCCCGAGCAggccgggcccccttgggctgagTGCAGAGCCGTACCGCGTATTTGCCTGGGTTCTGGGCCTTCCTCTTGTCCACCTCCAGCATCACGGCCCACACCTTCCCACGCACCTGGGCAGGGATGCCTTTGTAGATTCTGCGCTGaaactacaggagagaggaggctctggtgagTGCTGAACGTGGCCACTCGTGGAGGCAGCGCAGGGTGAGACAGCAGAGGGAGAcgccaggggctccctgtgtaTTGGCAGAGGGAGGATCTGCCCAGAGGGGGGCCTTATGACCCACAGTGACTGGAGGGCCAAGGGCTCAGGGGCACCGGCTCTGCCGTGTACGGACTGCCCCCTACAGGGCTCCTGGAACCACGCCTGCCCTGCATCCGGGATTGTCTTCAGCAGTGACTTCAGATTTTCTACCAGGACAGTGTCCTGTGTGTATGGGGAGGTGTGCCCATGACCTGTGTCTCTAGGGACTGGACAGTTGCCCCTGGGCATCTGAGAGGCAggcggtgcctggcacaggaatGGGCACTGCTCAAACCCCAATTCAGCTCTCAGTGTTCCCGAGGGGCCCTCATCGCCACGGTACCTTGTCGCTGCCGCGGTATTTACTATGGTTCTTGATCATCTTTATCCACTTCTGGATCCTTCTTACCTCCTGTTTACGCTGGAAAACGAGACAGGATGGCGTGAGCCCAGCTTGGGGCTCTGAGAGGGGCCCTCGGATGCagctcaggagctctgtgggCGCTCAAATGGAAGGAGCCAGAAAAGGCACAGACCGTGAGCCCCAGATCTTCTGTCTGGGGGAGCATCGgtggcctggcctctgacccGAGCTGCCCCTTCGTCAAGGAgagcccctgagctccagccaggtcactCCCAACCATGCCAATGAGTCAGGGCGGCCGACAGCAGACACCTCTGAGCTGCGGCTCACTTCTGGGACAGGTGAGTGTGGTAAGATGTCAGCAGGTGCCGTATAAGTACCGCATCGCAGGACCTTATGGCGCTCCCACTCACCACTGCCGAGCCCCACGTGCCCCTccgcccagctctgcttccagatgaCTGGCCCATGGCCAAGGACTTGTCCTTACCTTTGCCCCCGGGGTGCTGTCTTGGGGCAACTTCTGCTCACTGGAAAGCAAGGGAGGCGGAGAGGTGAGGACAGGACCACAACAGGCACCGCGACCTCCCTAGTGGGGCAGGGAAGGACCAGCTTCATCCTCTCAGCCCAGGGgactgagatggggagggaggggctggtgaccatgagcacagggagcctagggccaggcaggggctctTGCTGCCAGTGGCGGGCTCCAGGCCTGTCAGAGGTCCACCTTCGTGGGTGTGTGGCAGCCCCCCACAGCGGTTGGGGGCTGGCTGTCCTGAGCAGGGCCAGActgcccagggctgaggcagctatATCCCCACATCAGCTCTGCCCAGGACGTCACCCTGGAACTGACCGAGTCCGAGTGACCTGCCTGAGAGAtgctcagtgctgtgagtgtgcacctggggctcgaggcacctgggacccccacacccctcagggtcccccactgcccaccctccccccgtGCCCTGGCCTCCTGAGGTCATGCGCCCCACCTCACCCCTCCTCTGTCAGCCCAGACCCTGACcatctctccaccactctgctcctGCTTATTCTCCAGGTTCTGGCACAACATGGAGGCAGAAGCCCTTATCCCCGTGCTCAGGTGGGCTGCTGAGTCATGCCAGAGACGGCCCGAGATGGCTCCATCCCTCCAGGTCACCGGAGCCCACCCTCCAGCAACGGGGCCTCTCTCCCCGACATCTGTGGGAACAGCCTCCACGTCCGACTCCTGCCCCCAAATGCTGACCAGTGACTGCCTGTGACCACAGCTGGGCTCAAGGTCGGGGCCGGGGACAGGTGTGCCACCTCATGTTGGGGTTTCTGACCCCAGTCCCTCCCTGGGGTGAGCTGGGGTGTGGAGGACtcactgcaggaacccaagcctgtCTGGGACGAGGCAGCCGCCCTCATCGTCCTCTTCTTCGGGCACCAACAGTGCCGCTCCTCGGCATCCCTGCAGCCGAGAGGGGACCCGGATGAGAAGTCACTTGGGGACCTGtccgcctgccccctcccccgtgtcctcagggaggtggggtctggctctcacaggcacagtccttgaggcagggccccacctcctcccccagcaccctggcccgTACCTGCTCATATTGTCTGATGAGCGCTGCTCGCTCCTGGGCCCTCCGGGACCTCAGGGCGTTCACATCCAATCTgtaagacacacacgcacatgagAGCCAGCACCGGGGAGCCCACAGGAATGCTGCCCTGAGGGCTGTCCCCCTGGTCAGAGGGgggacagccacacagccaggcaggcggGCACCTGGTGGCCGGGTCCCTGGATTATGACTTGTGCAGAGCTCATTGACTACGGACGGTTGGGGAAGGACAGCCCCCaccttgcctcccctgccctTGGAAAGGAcactcctcccccagcctggcatctatgtgtcctccagggagcccaagtctacggggctccctggcctgctcccagctcccgcatctctggggctctcagagccggcctccctgcccacctgaTACCAGCTGACCCGACACCTAGTCTTGAACCTGTGTCCAGACACAGACTCACACCAAGGCCCATTCAACACTGGTGACCAGCAGAGCGGGAGGAATGAGACGACTGTGTACACGCTCTGCACACAGGGGCACCACTCAGAGCTCCACCACATCGCCCATGGAatccggtgtgggagaccagggccgCCCCCCTGGCGGGACCTTCCCCACGCCACAGCTCGTTAGAGCAAGTCCCACTCACCTCCATCGCGAATCCATGTGATTCTCTGAAATGCGCCTGCTGCCTACACTACCAActggtcagttgggcagtagacGCACTACTGGCCTCTGGTCACCACCCAGCCCAGAGTGCGCATCTCAGTGACTGTGACATCACAGAAGCCTGCCAGCCAATCCCTagtggctctgctgtggcagggctcagggtcctcaggcctggcttcattaaaggtcaccagaagtggggcctgtgttcttcccagggcccaggtgaagagggcagggctctggcagaactgccccggaaccaggggtgccagggccctctgccacct includes these proteins:
- the LOC138846710 gene encoding uncharacterized protein — protein: MPRDHLREFLQVTLKQAWSLSEDAVIRQLRASMRELGKLQCLLPPEAKSIEQCSRPLGQARVPQMHVPAPTAPKAKITIQDTVAVWEQTRGPATRAVMIRPPESFGLRIAEREGMEEEESWEGSPEPLGLGSPVGTAESPGSASPTESPKCSRWGGLCQCASLPNLSGPEHREDDSSDAGSREGLWMWAPPRASEPPEPGPMQAVPAWGPRLKTPHYWHGSPTHSGESHGLEPARASPGLGHQAHVPSLARGLLTSYSTGHLDDGCLLEERPSPPSVLPRLGSSLPCVFTASYALG